One window of Manihot esculenta cultivar AM560-2 chromosome 17, M.esculenta_v8, whole genome shotgun sequence genomic DNA carries:
- the LOC110604784 gene encoding agamous-like MADS-box protein AGL29, producing MGRRKIEMKMVKDRNSRQVTFSKRRAGLFKKAHELAILCAAQIAIVVFSPGGKPFSFGNPSVESLSERFLDDKGKNSKRGCPFGRSVSRSEKLNKHLGDLQRQVQYERKRAKLLQEAMKKNGLPLNPKPIEEMSVDELMKMRNAMQELREKMGARVVEMEASSSLLLLSKKFIQEK from the coding sequence ATGGGTCGGAGAAAGATTGAGATGAAGATGGTGAAAGATAGAAATTCTCGGCAGGTGACTTTCTCCAAGCGCAGGGCTGGTCTATTCAAGAAAGCTCACGAGCTTGCCATCCTCTGCGCAGCCCAGATTGCCATTGTTGTTTTCTCACCTGGAGGGAAACCCTTTTCATTTGGAAACCCTAGCGTTGAGTCTCTTTCTGAGCGGTTTCTAGATGATAAGGGCAAGAACTCGAAGAGAGGTTGCCCTTTTGGGAGATCGGTGAGTAGATCGGAGAAGCTGAATAAGCATCTCGGCGACTTGCAGAGGCAAGTTCAGTATGAGAGAAAAAGAGCAAAGCTGCTTCAGGAGGCGATGAAAAAAAATGGGTTACCATTAAATCCGAAACCCATTGAAGAAATGAGCGTTGATGAGCTTATGAAGATGAGAAATGCTATGCAGGAGCTTCGTGAGAAGATGGGAGCTCGCGTTGTAGAAATGGAGGCATCCTCTTCATTGCTTCTCTTGTCTAAGAAATTTATTCAGGAGAaataa
- the LOC110604374 gene encoding cation/H(+) antiporter 15: MDINNPQNFYHIPENTTFHCYIVNITAENGFWQSENPLTQSLPLLAWQLSIVIMINRLLFYLFKPLGTPRIVTDILGGLVMGPSALSKTYFFAVMFPLRSIFIVETMAYWALTCHLFLAGLEMDMSSIFRSGKKSISIAVVGTLLPFIIGIALHFISNGAKEDPYRSVGCIFWGATLTVTSYPVVARVLADQKLLHTDIGRLAMSISIVSELFTWLLLAVLIPARVNAFNAILSLASTAGFTVFCVTLIRPALGYVISKTANGNKHSEYYLSSIFVLISFFSLVSDMLGTTSIVGAFIFGIIMPNRELASELLEKFDDFVNAYMLPLFFSAVGISLEIWKISNWALALLLIILCCGAKIVSIFLASHYYKLPPQDGFALGVLMNTKGILAFVVLHMGINKSLMREEEYAIMVLSLLLMTGAVPSIISSIYHPSKRHSQYKQRTIQKARPDSEFKFLACFQSNRNVSGMINILDCSNASKESSLNVFALHLIELTGRASAMVIVHNPNKRSNSRKNAYSEQIISSLTTYANLNEFVTVQHLTALSPFATMHEDICSLAEDKEVSFLILPFHKLPTPDGRLEEDGSTSFRGVNLNVLANAPCTVGIFVDRGFGATAESNLAMRQIAMLFIGGPDDCEALSYAWRMSMNHGVCLTVIRFILGDRTDLEVAQAPVGSSQRSVSTNMDKQRRLDDEFVNEFRLKSAGEQFVFYEEKVANNDEELIAALSGMHHVYDLYVVGRGEGMNSVLTAGLMDWCEYPELGAMGDLLVTSSFAQGSVMVLQQYNAYKDEDEDEDENEDEDGTDMVDIEKSTENGREQ, encoded by the exons ATGGATATCAATAACCCGCAAAATTTCTATCATATACCGGAAAATACCACTTTTCATTGTTATATTGTGAATATCACTGCAGAAAATGGCTTTTGGCAAAGTGAAAACCCCTTGACTCAATCCCTTCCTCTCCTCGCATGGCAGCTTTCCATCGTCATCATGATCAATCGTCTTCTCTTCTACCTCTTCAAACCTCTGGGGACCCCTCGCATTGTCACAGATATTCTG GGTGGTCTAGTGATGGGACCAAGTGCCTTAAGTAAAACCTATTTCTTTGCTGTGATGTTTCCTTTGAGAAGCATTTTCATAGTAGAAACGATGGCCTACTGGGCTTTGACGTGCCACTTATTCTTGGCTGGTTTAGAAATGGATATGTCTTCTATCTTTCGCTCAGGCAAGAAATCCATCAGCATCGCCGTCGTCGGTACTCTCCTCCCCTTCATCATTGGCATTGCCCTTCATTTCATTTCCAACGGTGCCAAGGAAGATCCTTACAGAAGCGTTGGTTGCATCTTCTGGGGCGCAACTCTCACAGTCACAAGCTACCCAGTAGTTGCTAGGGTCTTAGCTGATCAAAAGCTCCTCCACACTGATATTGGAAGATTAGCCATGTCAATTTCTATTGTGAGTGAGCTTTTTACATGGCTTCTTCTAGCCGTTCTTATACCAGCACGAGTGAACGCATTCAACGCAATACTTTCTCTTGCTTCAACTGCTGGCTTTACAGTCTTCTGCGTCACACTGATTAGGCCAGCTCTTGGCTACGTAATTAGCAAGACTGCAAACGGAAACAAGCACAGCGAGTATTATCTAAGTTCTATTTTTGtgttaatttctttcttttctctggtGAGTGACATGCTAGGGACAACCTCCATAGTTGGGGCTTTCATTTTCGGGATCATAATGCCAAATAGAGAACTTGCAAGTGAGCTTCTTGAGAAATTTGACGACTTTGTGAATGCATATATGTTGCCTCTGTTCTTCTCAGCTGTCGGCATTAGTCTAGAAATTTGGAAAATAAGCAACTGGGCCTTAGCGTTGCTTCTAATAATTTTGTGCTGTGGGGCTAAGATTGTAAGCATTTTCTTGGCTTCTCATTACTACAAGCTGCCTCCTCAAGACGGTTTTGCTCTTGGAGTTCTTATGAACACCAAAGGCATCTTGGCTTTTGTCGTCCTTCACATGGGCATCAACAAATCG TTGATGCGAGAAGAAGAATATGCAATAATGGTGCTTTCTCTTCTACTAATGACTGGAGCAGTCCCATCTATAATATCCTCCATTTACCACCCCAGCAAACGTCATTCACAATACAAGCAGAGGACAATACAGAAAGCAAGACCAGATTCAGAATTCAAGTTCCTGGCTTGTTTCCAGAGCAACCGCAATGTCTCTGGCATGATCAACATCTTAGATTGCTCCAACGCCTCAAAAGAATCATCTCTCAACGTCTTCGCCCTCCACCTCATCGAGCTTACTGGCCGTGCCTCTGCCATGGTCATTGTCCACAACCCCAACAAGAGAAGCAACAGCCGCAAAAACGCGTATTCCGAGCAGATAATTAGTTCTCTCACAACTTACGCCAATCTGAATGAGTTTGTCACTGTCCAGCATTTAACTGCATTGTCCCCGTTTGCCACCATGCATGAAGATATTTGTAGTCTAGCTGAGGACAAAGAAGTGAGTTTCTTGATCCTCCCATTCCACAAGCTACCAACTCCTGATGGAAGATTGGAGGAAGATGGCAGCACTTCATTTAGAGGTGTAAATCTAAATGTGTTAGCTAATGCACCTTGCACGGTCGGTATCTTCGTAGACAGAGGATTTGGAGCTACTGCAGAATCCAACCTCGCAATGCGCCAGATAGCCATGTTGTTCATTGGTGGCCCTGATGATTGCGAGGCATTATCATATGCCTGGAGAATGTCAATGAACCATGGAGTTTGTTTAACAGTTATCAGGTTTATTCTTGGAGATAGAACAGATCTTGAAGTAGCACAAGCACCAGTTGGAAGTTCCCAGAGATCTGTATCAACAAACATGGACAAACAACGAAGGCTGGACGATGAGTTTGTAAATGAGTTCAGGCTCAAATCTGCAGGAGAACAATTTGTATTCTATGAGGAGAAGGTGGCAAACAATGATGAAGAGCTAATTGCAGCTCTAAGTGGAATGCACCATGTTTATGATCTGTACGTGGTGGGTAGAGGGGAAGGGATGAACTCGGTTCTCACGGCTGGATTGATGGATTGGTGTGAATATCCGGAGCTAGGGGCAATGGGGGATTTGTTGGTTACTTCAAGCTTTGCACAGGGTTCGGTTATGGTATTGCAACAATATAATGCTTATaaagatgaagatgaagatgaagatgaaaatgaagatgaagatgGTACAGACATGGTGGATATAGAAAAGTCCACAGAGAATGGAAGGGAACAATAA
- the LOC110604545 gene encoding uncharacterized protein ycf23 has product MNSSSIFSPIYSSSHALLKPNNNPFLGKFLASKPCTPLKRRAALTTRALLSATKESVLKDFHERRALKIISGLQNFNKDNVASVVTAADKGGATHVDIACDPELVKLASSLTSLPVCVSSVDPEAFLAAVEAGALMVEIGNYDSFYDEGVVFSPEQILNLTKHTKRILPSVTLSVTVPHTLSLPDQVKLAELLEQEGADIIQTEGGKCSNPSESGVLGLIEKATPTLAAAYSISRAVKIPVMCSSGLSAVTAPMAITAGASGVGVGSAVNKLNEVVAMIAEVRNIADSLGISADRHATPEERILTL; this is encoded by the exons ATGAACTCCTCTTCAATCTTCTCGCCGATTTATTCATCTTCTCACGCTCTTCTCAAGCCAAACAACAACCCTTTTCTAGGAAAATTTCTTGCTTCCAAACCATGTACACCTCTCAAGAGAAGAGCTGCTTTAACTACAAGAGCTCTTCTCTCAGCTACCAAAGAATCAGTGTTGAAGGACTTCCACGAACGAAGAGCTCTCAAG ATAATCTCAGGTTTGCAGAATTTTAACAAAGATAATGTTGCTTCAGTTGTTACTGCTGCAGACAAG GGGGGAGCCACTCATGTGGATATAGCCTGTGACCCAGAATTGGTGAAGCTTGCGAGTAGCTTAACTTCTCTTCCG GTCTGTGTTTCCTCTGTTGATCCAGAAGCATTTCTGGCTGCAGTTGAAGCAGGAGCACTGATG GTGGAAATTGGGAATTATGATTCGTTTTATGATGAGGGAGTAGTTTTCTCTCCAGAGCAG ATATTAAATCTAACAAAGCATACTAAAAGGATCCTTCCATCTGTTACACTATCTGTTACTGTTCCACACACTCTAAGCCTTCCTGACCAG GTGAAGCTTGCAGAGCTTTTGGAACAGGAAGGTGCTGACATTATACAAACTGAAGGAGGAAAATGTTCTAATCCTTCAGAATCTGGTGTTCTCGGTCTGATTGAGAAG GCAACACCCACCTTGGCTGCAGCCTATTCGATTTCGAGAGCTGTCAAAATTCCGGTAATGTGTTCATCTGGACTTAGTGCAGTAACAGCACCAATGGCAATCACAGCAGGGGCTTCTGGTGTG GGTGTGGGCTCAGCAGTTAACAAGCTAAATGAAGTGGTTGCAATGATCGCAGAGGTTAGAAATATTGCAGATTCATTAGGCATCTCAGCTGATAGACATGCCACACCTGAAGAGAGAATTTTGACATTGTAA
- the LOC110604902 gene encoding uncharacterized protein LOC110604902 translates to MSFPTYGIVHWDGNVIRTELGYEYVGGQHKFFRMKRRLNYEDLFMKIVRSTNLLDHNEFICKIEYRKPIISGNDYKFELVKLLNDADVEMMFDYVSTLGSESIVFYVDVVRDIHRNQNEDCAVPLILIQKRVHTVISIPILKRPMKLHIVNDGVDEVDEFFDLERLSESDINEYESGWIEDDELLSGDDNDVAQYSNPILPLVHPPPFSEIDFELMRVDPYAKPPNDMFWSPNMEFSVGMIFPNRDAVMAAAKEYHLRRHHQFCSNETKRKTYSIICKNKKHNCKWHMRASMKEGSEFWKIVSYNGPHTCSNPMVEKDHPQLDNKFLCQFILPMIEEQPQIKIKTLQAKVRDKIRYEPSYSKTWKAKQFAIRKIFGGWDESYEGSVST, encoded by the exons ATGAGTTTTCCGACATATGGAATTGTACACTGGGATGGTAATGTTATTAGAACCGAATTAGGTTACGAGTATGTTGGTGGCCAGCACAAATTTTTTCGTATGAAACGAAGGTTGAATTATGAGGATCTTTTCATGAAAATAGTTCGTTCTACAAATTTGTTAGACCACAACGAATTCATATGCAAGATTGAATATAGGAAACCAATCATTAGTGGTAACGATTACAAATTTGAACTAGTTAAACTGCTGAACGATGCCGATGTAGAGATGATGTTCGATTACGTCAGTACACTAGGGTCTGAGAGCATAGTTTTTTACGTCGATGTCGTTAGAGATATTCATAGAAATCAGAACGAAGATTGTGCTGTCCCTCTAATACTGATCCAAAAACGAGTTCACACTGTAATTTCCATTCCAATACTGAAGAGGCCGATGAAATTACA TATTGTTAATGACGGTGTGGATGAAGTTGATGAATTTTTTGATTTAGAGAGATTATCTGAATCTGACATTAATGAGTACGAAAGTGGTTGGATTGAGGACGACGAATTGTTATCAGGTGATGATAATGATGTTGCTCAGTATAGTAATCCTATTTTGCCACTAGTGCATCCACCGCCATTTTCAGAAATAGATTTTGAATTAATGCGTGTAGACCCGTATGCAAAGCCACCAAATGATATGTTTTGGAGTCCGAATATGGAGTTTTCTGTTGGGATGATTTTTCCAAACAGAGATGCTGTAATGGCAGCAGCAAAGGAATATCATTTGCGTAGACATCATCAATTCTGTTCTAACGAGACAAAGAGAAAAACATATAGTATTATATGCAAGAATAAAAAACATAACTGTAAATGGCATATGCGTGCTTCAATGAAGGAGGGATCTGAGTTTTGGAAAATTGTATCGTATAATGGACCGCATACTTGTTCGAATCCAATGGTTGAAAAAGATCATCCTCAATTGGATAATAAATTTCTATGTCAATTTATTTTGCCTATGATAGAAGAACAAccacaaattaaaataaaaacacttCAGGCAAAAGTTAGAGATAAAATTAGATATGAACCATCATATTCAAAAACTTGGAAGGCAAAACAATTTGCAATTAGGAAAATTTTTGGCGGATGGGATGAATCGTATGAAGGCTCCGTAAGTACATGA